From Prosthecobacter sp., the proteins below share one genomic window:
- a CDS encoding SLC13 family permease gives MTFEIALLFSIVVTALVLFWWDRFSPDIIALGVLLSLALTGLVPADKTFAGFGSDTVIMILGLLILTAALQRTGIADLAGRAVLLRAGDNPNRLLMAVMITTASLSAFMSNTAATALFVPVVFGIARKSGISPGRLLMPLAFSSILSSSVTVISTSTNLVVSGMMTRYGMPPIGMFELAAVGVPISIVGLLYMYFIGRRMIPERAAPDEQGEEFAARPYLSEIVIQPGSNLDGKTLEEARIGQTLGLTVIRIIRDKNARLQAHARTVLKAGDVLLVQGSQEDILKVKDTGGMEIKADVKLSDPELLDSESALAEAIVLPGSSLIGRTLKNQRFSERYDLQVLGINQRGVNVVQKMSLTPIKLGDVLLLQGRRERIAALGGERAFHILGPLDSMEEVRPRRQRAVLAVSIFVGAIVLAAFNVTSLPVAVMLGTLLVFATGCITPEEAYGAVEWKAIILIGSMLTLGAAMDHTGAAAYLAGQIVALVGGAGPLWLLSGFFVLTVLLTQPMSNQAAAIVVIPIAIQTALLAGLNPRPFAIMIAVAASCSYLTPLEPSCLMVYGPGRYRFADFVKVGSLLTVLIYLIAITLVPWVWPLR, from the coding sequence ATGACTTTCGAAATCGCTCTTCTGTTCAGCATCGTCGTGACCGCGTTGGTGCTCTTTTGGTGGGATCGCTTCTCGCCGGACATCATTGCGCTGGGCGTGCTGCTCTCACTGGCCCTCACCGGCCTGGTTCCTGCGGACAAGACCTTCGCGGGCTTTGGCAGTGACACGGTGATCATGATCCTCGGTCTGTTGATCCTCACGGCGGCGTTGCAGCGCACCGGCATCGCGGATCTGGCGGGCCGGGCGGTGCTTCTGCGCGCGGGGGACAATCCCAACCGCCTGCTGATGGCGGTGATGATCACCACGGCCAGTCTGAGCGCCTTCATGAGCAACACGGCGGCCACGGCGCTGTTCGTGCCGGTGGTCTTCGGCATTGCCAGAAAATCTGGCATCAGTCCCGGCCGATTGCTCATGCCGCTGGCGTTTTCTTCCATCTTGAGCAGCTCGGTCACAGTCATCTCGACCTCGACCAATCTTGTGGTCAGCGGCATGATGACACGCTACGGCATGCCGCCCATCGGCATGTTCGAGCTGGCGGCGGTCGGCGTGCCCATCTCCATCGTTGGCTTGCTCTACATGTATTTCATTGGCCGCCGCATGATCCCGGAGCGTGCCGCGCCGGATGAGCAGGGCGAGGAGTTCGCCGCCAGGCCCTACTTGAGCGAGATCGTCATCCAACCCGGTTCCAATCTCGATGGCAAAACTCTCGAAGAGGCCAGGATAGGCCAAACGCTGGGTCTCACGGTCATCCGCATCATTCGCGACAAGAACGCCCGCCTTCAGGCGCATGCGCGTACCGTACTGAAGGCTGGCGACGTGCTGCTGGTACAAGGCAGCCAGGAGGACATCCTCAAGGTCAAGGACACGGGCGGCATGGAGATCAAAGCAGATGTGAAGCTGTCTGATCCCGAGCTGCTGGACAGCGAGAGCGCGCTGGCGGAGGCCATCGTGCTGCCCGGCTCATCGCTTATTGGCCGCACGCTCAAAAATCAGCGGTTCAGCGAGCGCTATGATCTGCAGGTGCTGGGGATCAACCAGCGCGGCGTGAATGTGGTGCAAAAGATGAGCCTCACGCCCATCAAGCTCGGTGACGTGCTGCTGCTCCAGGGACGGCGCGAGCGGATCGCCGCATTGGGTGGAGAACGTGCGTTTCACATCCTGGGACCGCTGGATTCCATGGAAGAAGTGCGTCCGCGCCGTCAGCGCGCCGTGCTGGCGGTCAGCATCTTTGTCGGCGCCATTGTGCTGGCCGCATTCAATGTCACCTCATTGCCGGTGGCTGTCATGCTGGGCACGTTGCTGGTGTTTGCCACCGGCTGCATCACGCCGGAGGAGGCTTACGGAGCCGTTGAATGGAAGGCCATCATTCTCATCGGCTCCATGCTGACTTTGGGCGCGGCCATGGATCATACGGGTGCTGCGGCGTATCTGGCCGGGCAGATCGTCGCGCTCGTCGGTGGCGCGGGGCCGCTGTGGCTGCTCAGCGGGTTCTTTGTGCTCACCGTGCTGCTCACGCAGCCGATGTCGAATCAAGCGGCCGCCATCGTTGTCATTCCCATCGCCATCCAGACCGCGCTGCTGGCGGGGCTCAATCCACGCCCCTTTGCAATCATGATCGCGGTGGCGGCCAGTTGCTCCTACCTCACGCCGCTGGAACCATCCTGCCTCATGGTGTACGGGCCTGGCCGCTATCGGTTCGCGGACTTCGTCAAAGTCGGCTCGTTGCTCACGGTGCTGATCTACCTCATCGCCATCACGCTGGTGCCATGGGTATGGCCGCTGCGCTAG
- a CDS encoding glycine zipper domain-containing protein, translating to MKTLYIAMLLSSVSLVSCTNGPNARQGTVIGALGGAAVGGLASRSLGGAAVGAGVGALAGNLIGGSQDRNRRRY from the coding sequence ATGAAAACACTCTACATCGCAATGCTGCTCTCGTCGGTCTCACTGGTCTCCTGCACGAACGGCCCCAACGCTCGTCAGGGAACTGTCATCGGTGCCCTCGGCGGTGCAGCCGTGGGCGGACTCGCTTCCAGGAGCCTCGGCGGCGCCGCTGTGGGCGCCGGCGTCGGTGCTCTCGCTGGGAATCTTATCGGCGGCTCACAAGATCGAAACCGCCGCCGCTACTAG